The genomic region tatatatatatgtgtgtgtatatatatatagacacacACATAGTTTATATATTATGAGCTCCGGGCTTTCAATAACTAGAGGGAGCCCATGGCGGTCAATATGTTATGCGGTCGAACCCAACCAGATCAGCTTATCCCACGTCCCCACGTCCACCGGCCGCTAGACCCACACGTTTAACGCCGCCCAAAACCGTCTCTGCTCAATCAAAGCTGCTATCCACACACGAGTAGCCGAGGTTTATATCACTAGTTATCGCAAACCAAAAAAGAAAACCACTGAATCTCAGCGACCGAGGCGGCTCCGACCAAGGCGACTGACCATTCGACTTCCGTCGCCACCACTCCTCTCCAGCCCTGGTTCCATCCAACCCATCGCATTGGGGTTTTGGAGCCTTGATTGAATATCCATTACTGTTCGCCAAGCTCCGCTATCTTCGTCGACCACCAAATCCTCTAAAGCTTCTGTCGCCATCTGAGGTATTTTTCTCGATTTGAAACCGGTCAACATCCATACCCCATTTACAAGCTATATGTGAGTTAAATCCATCATCACATTCCCCCAGTATATTGTGTTCTATTTCAAAAAGCaacccatttcgtcgtttttattTAGGGTTTATATTGATTCAAGTGGAATAAGTAACAATGGGGTTGTCTGTTTCAACGATTTGTAGACACTACTAGATAAATTATCGTATTTGGTGTTACTAGCGTCGGTGTCGTTTTTGATACATTATCTATGGTTAGGGTTTATGGTATATATTCACATTCAGACAGCTATATGTCATATGGATCACATTAGCAGGGAACTTAATCAATGCAATTTCAGTCCAATAGAGTTTTAAAAAAATTTCCAACACATGAACACCcacatttattaattttgttaggGTTTATGAACTTTTTGTCCATTCACTAGTCACATTTATATGAAGCGGATAGACATTATTCCCGTTGCTAGTTATTCATTAAGGCTTTATTAGCACAATCTGTCATGCAAATTGTTGTAGAAATAATCCTTTTTATAAAGGAATAAATATTGTTCGAGTTCATATCTTCTATGCAAAACGTATATACTATCTATGCATTGAAACATTTTTTCAATAAATGCAGACATCGCCATTGGTTCCTTTGTTTCCTGCACCATGAGGTCGGTTGACCGCCCTCCCCATAATCCGAAGAGAATAACGATCGAGTCAAACATTACATACACTAGTTGAGCTTTGTCCCTAATCATGACTAATTGTTATTTGTCTTGATCAAATGTCCTCTTCCCCTAGCCGGCAATGTCCCGGCTTCTCAAAATCTAGGAAGTAAGTTCTTTGAAAAATAATCATTATGAAAAGATACTCCACTACAAATAAAGAAAGCTACTTTTTCTAATAAAGGAATAAATCATAAAAGTAAAGAAAGAGATCAAAAGTGGGTAACATGAGTAGTTTGTCTAATGGGATGTTTGGtttctagagactaatttttaatcTCTTCCCTAAATTAGCAAAAACATAGACTAAAAGAGGGATTATAGTCATTGTTTTAGCAATTTAGGCACTAAATAGAGTAATTAAATATCAGAaaatcaaacacccccttagtataCCAGAAGAGACTTTTATGTTTGTCTAAGAAAAAACGGGCCTATCCATTGGTAGTACTAGTTCGCCCTAGAGGACATAGATAAAATGGACATTTTCGTTTTAAAAACCGCTACCATATATATTTCTTTTTAGGTCCACTACTAAAACCCACTAATATCGGACCACTGATAGCAAACCGCACAACCCTTCAGCCCAAAGCCCAGTGGGCCGTGCGCGTTCCCATCCGCGTCAACGACTTAAGGGCCCATTCGTTTCTGCTAAAACAGACCAGAATTAATTTCAAATCTCCAAAATTTATAGTAATTATTGAAGAAATCAAAGCCAGATATATTACACCCCCTCATTCCAGCGAAACGAACAACTTGTCCATCAAAATGAGGCGAACTTCCCGGTTAGTTCCCGCGAGAGACGTCGTTATTCTCTTCGGATTCTGGGGAGGGCGCGCGCAAAGCAAACCTCAAACGCCAAACGCAACACCCGCCAGCAGGCCACCTGTGAGCAGCGATGAGCTCGTCGACGCCCGGCCGCGACGACGACGCGCCGGACCTCGTCTGCCAGATCGACTGCGTCCACGGCATGGTGGACGCGCTCTCCTCGGTCCGCTGGAAGCGCCACCAGGTCCGTCCGTGAATCTATCGCTGGACCGcctcccgccccgccccggctcggctcCCAAATCCTAATCCCGAGCCCCGGATTTCCCGTGGCGTAGGACGCGGTGATGGAGCTGTCGGAGCACGGGATCGTTCTCTCCGTAGAGGAGAGCGGTTGTCTCCAGGCCAAGGTCTTCCTCAAGCGCGAGGTGCGCCGCTGCCTCTGTCTGCGCGTCAGCTGTTTGTATTTATGCCTGGGCGCCCCGACCTCTGACATGTTCGGGAATCTCTCAGCTGTTCGTAGAGTACGACTATGCGGGGGACGGGAGGCAGCGGTTCGGCCTCAGCCTGGGTCTCTTCGTCGACTGCCTCAACATCTTCTCATCGCCAGGCCACGCGTCCGCCGTCGAGATCCGTTACCCTGGCCCCGACATGCAGCTTCTCCTCAAGTATGTATGCATGCTCTCTGCGCGCTGGTGCCTATAATCTATCAAGATTCTTGTCTTGTGCATGTGGGGTCCCGGCCTGGTCCCATTTAGGGTGGGGAGAAGAGGTCACATGGACACATTTGTTTTTTTTTAATAATTGGCTGATAATAGCTGGTTCTCTATGCATGTAACTGAATCTAAGAATGTTTGTTTGTTTAGAGCAACCGCTGAAACTCATGCGGCTGTAACTCATACTTCTCAACATCATATGACCCTTGGTCTATACTAAAGAAACACTTCTCTATTAACCTTTGAGATGTTTAATTGGATACAAAGATATATGTAACCTAAGCAGTTCAAAGCATTTAGAAGAATAAAAAATTCTCATTCGAGGGACTCTTGTCATGTCAATGCAGGTCTGTGGGCTCTGCTGATGCATGCCTGTACGCAGAAATCAGAACCAGAATTCCAGACACAGTCTCCTGGGATTACCATTTTGAGCATGCTGGGAATAGTCCAGTCAGTTTTACCGTCAAGGTAGTCTGTCTCGACGCGCCCTGTATATTTGTTGGCACTATGTTATTTTAGTTCACGATGAATAATATGATTCGCTGCCTGAAATTCCAGTCCGCCGTCCTGAAAGAAACGATCGACGACCTCGAATGGCCAGGTTCCAGCATCCAGATTCGAATGCAACCAGATCCTCCAACGGTTATACTGAAAGGCGAAGGTCATGGCGACTTGCAGGTCCGTTTTACAGGTTTGGCTGTTATATATGTTCATTTAGCTCCCAGCTGTGCCTATGACTCACTGTCACTTATTACACAAATTCGGCAGACCGAATTCCCCTACTATGCAAACACCGACCTCCTAATCGTGTTCCAATGCGAGCACGAAGTGTCACACAGGTAAAAAAAATTCCTCGTGCCCAGAGCTGCGCCCCTCCGCTGCTCCCCGTGCTAATCTGCAGAGCGTGGCTGTTTTCTCCTTCAAGGTACAAATACAAGTTCCTCCGAGCGACCACCTCGAACATCCCCAGCAGTGCCGTGAAGGAGAACCGCAGGACCAAGGTCTCGATCGGGAGGGGAGGGATGCTGAAGGTCCAGCACCTGGTGTCGCTTGCCAGGCCAGGCATGCCGTACTTCCGTAGCATTGGTGGAGGGAACGAGCAGACGAGCCGGATCGCGCATATAGAGTTCTTCGTGAAGCCCGAAGAAGACGATAACGGTGCCTAGCTAGCGTTTTGTGGAGTGTGTTATCGGCATGTTGTTTGAGTAGTTCATGTGAAACTGAAGCCGGGTCTTGGTTTTTGAAACGGCTAGTATCGTCTATCAGACAGGCTGTTTCTAATCATGTGGATCCTGTTACTAGGCACGCATTATTTTCCTAATCAAGTGAAACGCATGTTTGTGGCCTTGTGATTTGCAAAAGTGCCCTTTCATTCTGAAGCTTTTTTTTCCCAACAAAACAAACAAACGATTTGTAAGAGTGGGGGTTTTATCTTGTGCTTGAAGCTGATTCCGCCCATAAATTCATGGATGAACAAGGCTAGTGGGACCGATATGGGCCTGAACCACTGGTGACCCACATAGGAAAGCACTCTTGGTTTCTGAAGCCTTTTCTGCGAATTTCATTTGAATCTGTTTAAATGATTTAGCCAGCCCATAGAGCGACGGATTGGCAAGACTAGTGGGATCAACATGGGCCTGAACCACTAGTGAATGGCGCGGTAGATCGACTGATGCCCACCCATTCCCATCCAAGAACTGCGCACCGGCTGGCCATCCCGTTCCCTTTGCCACCGTTGTCTGTTTTGCTTGAAGTGTCGTTATTCTTGCAGAGTTAGTTACACTTACACATATATATAGGGATGGCGCCGCCTAATATATCGATAATGCAATTAACTAATAATGGCAGCTACTTGAACAAGAAGCACTTAACTATTGCTATTGCTAGCCGTGAAGAACGGCAGGTAATAATAAGGTCTCCTTGAGCCCAAGTGTAATTAAGGCAAACGAAAACGACTGAACAATAATCTTTTTTTAGACAGTAAGTAGTGTATATGTACCGAAAACGACTGCTTTCTGTTggaattgttaggatttatgggcttggcccaattaagaaattcaaataaatcccagaaaatctcaaaagcccatacaagaggatggctagaggataggtggaaccatttagcaccatattgctagctctagtggagtagagctagcttaaatatggaagccacactcactcaccaagtcatggatgagaggagagagtgtagagagccacacgcgcgcgcgctcgctcgcctggccgggccgggggcggggcgggcctgggcggggcgaagggcgcgggcgcacgacatgcgcgtgaatggtccgccgaaatccggcccctcgccttgcgggggcgcggctaccttttgccgtttgattttttggtttcttggctgttacgcttatcctaaccgatcgctataaaatctcaactgattgcgagattttcgtgggcggataagcacgggggtcgcggactcggccctataaaaggagcccggcagccagcctccaaatcatccgcagatcccagttcgctttcgcctctcttcatagctgagccgccttttagttcccttcgtcccgaccgcagaggtgcatctgcgatcaggagagcaggtctccggaacccttcgtcttctagatcctgcaccgggagagggcgaataaggtttttgggaagcgtcttcacgcgactgctcgtgatctgctgacctcgtcgaccctgctgaattcgctacttcgacatcgtcgaccctgctgattccggcgcgtgccatctatcagtaagtctaatcagtacgcatcatctgatttggcttgttatttcagttcttctgatttggtcatgatttatattcggaatttaaactggaatttgtctaattattcaacaatccaaaaaccttattgtagacaatttgtctaattattcaacaggaATCATCTCTGTTTCTTCTTGTAGCTCGTTAGTGGAAATAATATCTATCTTCTTCATCCTACCATGCATGTGACAACAGCTCACACACCTCCGGATCTCATCTCTCTGACGATGCATATGCTAAAAGATTGCTAGCTAGTAGCAGCTGATTGGCCCTGTAAGGTTGTTGTGAATGCTTATGTGTTATGGCTTGCTGTAACGACAAGCACTTATTAACTATGCAACCAATGGCAGCTGCTTAAGATATCGCTATCCACAAGAAGACTAACACTATCTCCGGCAGTGACCTATTTTAAACATCATTCTATAAATAGTACAATCTACATTGTAAAATAATACTTTGCACGGCCTGCTGAAGATAACAACAGCAAGTAATAAGGTCTCCTCTCGGAACGACATCTTCAGTGACATACTAAAGCTATAAATGCTTAGGTTTAATAGTGTGCGGAGGCTTATGATGATGTCTTTGTGGCTAAATTCTCGATAGCCAGCCGGTCTTTTTCTTCCTCTCTGCTGTGTATTTGTTTGTTTTCTCTCTCGGTCCTCTCCTTGTTCTCTCCTTTTTCACTATTTAATAAAATCTAAAATCGTTTCCCTGCAGCCTTTTCCCTTAAAAGAAGGGCGGGCGGGCAAACGAGACGTCGCTTGTTTTTATATATCGCCGATCGAACAATCTTTTAATCAGTAGCATGCgttctgttgctgctgctgcatgCGTTCTGTTGGAATCATGTTTCTTGTAGCTTTGTTAGAGGAGATAATATCTATCTATCTTGTGGATCTGGATCACCTTTTTACCTTAGCTTGGCAACAAAGGATCGGATCGATGATGCATGACTCGCCGCAGAGCTCCAGAACGGCCGGTGGCTCTCTGCTGGCTACGGACGGCACCGATGCATGCATGTTCTCTTCTCCTTTGTGTTTTTTCAGTTTCCATGCAAGGCGAAGGGCTTGGCACCGGCCTCCTCTACTCTTCATCCATCCCTATACCATGTGACAGCTCATTCCTCTGCCCGGCCGGCATTGATGAGGTGAGGCAAAGGAATGGGCGAAGTGGCATTGCATGTTCGATCGGAAACCCTCCCGTTTCTGTCGAGTGCGCGTGAGCGTGACGATATGGCACCACGCTACTAGCTTTCTTCCTGCAACTGTACGTACCTCGGTACCAAACATCGCGAGCGAATTCCTAGACACACCTTTTCGCTTCCAGTACAATGGCAGACGATGCGGATGGCTCCATTCTCCACCAGAGACGTAGTAGTGACGTACGGAGAGAGAGACGATCCTGTACGAGGCGCATTCATGGTCCGTATTCCGTGTCGTACGCGTACGTTTGCCTCTAGGCGCAAAATAAATCTCGTACGTTTCCTCGGCATTTTCTCGCTCGCTCTCTCCCACCGTAAGATGGCAATGGATCAGATTCATATCGGATGGAGTAAAAACCCGCTCGTTATGCCCCCCTCTCAGACCCTCACTCAAAATTCTGGTTGCAATGAATTTGTATCTTATTTACTACAGATATAAAATGTTATTAGTTAGTAAGTCTCTATTTAGACCATCACTCAGTACGTAGTCGAGCCACCACTTAGATTTCGGTCTAGATTCGACCCTGACTTGGCACATCCCGAGAGGTCTATCGAAACCCGCCCACAATCATACCCGTGGATGCAGGCAATTCCTAAGCTCCACATATACTACAATACATGATCTTGTGGGGGATGGCGGATCTAGTAGGAATTCCTACAGTTCAGTGTTTTGCTGACCTATCTTGCTCTTTTGTCTTGGCAGAAGGGTCCCTACCTTCCATAGTTTGTTTGGCACTAGTATACATATACATATATGAATACATCTATGCATGTACTACTATATATCTAACAAATGTTTGTTTGTTTTTCCTTTCTTTCACAAGTCGGCACCAATATAATGCAAGGAAGAAGGGCCATGACGACCTGCAGGACACGCTGCTAGCTGTGCTGCTGCCACGACATCATTATTATTGCCTGATTCACTGGGGTTTCCCGGTTTCGTATACCGTCGTTTTTCCAGAATACTTGGAATGAGGACATGCTGTCAGCATCAAGCAACGACGACAGCAGGCAGCAGCCGGGATCCCCCCAGTACGTGCATTGGCAGCACAACAGGCTACTAGCTTCTCTTGAATTGTCTCTTGAACGATCAATATCTACTGTACTATACCTATACTGTCGCGTAGTCCGACGCTGATGTTGCTTCCAGGATATGGATCATGCATATCGATCGATGAGCTGTACCAACGGGGGGGGTCTCTCCAAATGCAAgctttgtagatctctaaaaaccaccaaaataaaagttactaccggaatcaatcgcttcgccgagtgcctgaagcactcgacgaagccttaaaaacactcggcaaagaagactcggCAAACAGtgtatcggcaaagccttctttgccgagtgctttttctcgggcactcggcaaatctctttgccgagtgccagcgagcactcggcaaagaaaagcggccgttacggcgccgggtgacggagacggcggctttgccgagtgtccccggtgacactcggtaaagaagatatctttgccgagtgtcttccaggcagcactcggcaaagctgccgtctttgccgagtgctaattgggacactcggcaaagagcccgccagagagggtccccatgtcagactctttgccgagtgttctgtgcggcactcggcaaagccgacctctttgccgagtgccagcgacataacactcggcaaagaacctaagccggtgcccaggtctgtgctctttgccgagtgttatgaccctgacactcggcaaagcgtctctttgccgagtgttacactcggcaaagcgtctctttgccgagtgttacactcggcaaagtgaccagtatatatcttttttatttgttttttgtattctatccacacaaacagaagatatcacatatatatcacatatatacatcacagatatcatcacagacataaatagccaacacaaacataaaaccgtcaccacaaacataaatatccatcacaaacataagtgttcaacacaagtatcaaacacaaacataagtctcaaacgtcgcaaggtctcacataagtatcaaacacatacataagtattatacataagttctgaagtctaaaacaatgaaaacacaacactcatggaggtgggcagtttgaccggggctgcgttgggttgaacccttccggagggttgttggatgccgctccagattggccctgcatagagaagagattgcatgtgttataccagatgcattacaaaaatctaactacaattttgatactcacaggagtgtggaagagagaagggtcaactggagggaacaatggaggtggtggagcgatgccctgtgcggcgccaaggctctgcatgtactggaacatctccgccatcctctgatgatctgcccggcgctctgcctcccgctccgccataatcctcgcctccatctcgtgacgttccctcctctcttcttctagttgggtctgtaatattacaagccaatgttatagtaactcaaagaataggtatataactcaaggaaggacgagttacagaagcactaacctcgagttgctgtatgcgatgctgtgagctgtcgtgccgaggtcgaatgactggactcgagcccgtgctccttgctctcacctgagatagagtgggagtggaggacgagtcgattgccccgtcggcaatccagtaccgcccatgtctcttgcctcctccaaccctcatgagcacatcggggtcgatcggctcggtgctcggatcatagtctgggccatggacctcctgcgccatggcggtgtagtcatggaggcggctgtagacggcggggttggtgtaggcctcgggcccgtcatctaggttgtaggtgacgtcggacgtcgccttacccttatgggccatagcataggccgagaaggtggagcaaggcctgccaccatgtgacgccgactgcaacgaaaaccaacgagatagttagaaataatatctaacttagtgctatatatctaaataaaaaaggtggcgtacccatgcttcggcatattggcccaggctccggctgccttagtggtgggaggggccttgcatcatcaaacgtcgttcccgactagctgtgtgcgcctcgtcccactcagccgaacaccacctatccaccatctgctcccagcacagaggatgtgcggcgcaccaatgtggaatcacctgcaaagtaaacacataaagtgcatatcagaagataaaataaaattcatgcattgagtactggtaccaaacatgcatgactttacctgcaggtactgctccctggtcaacgacatggttcgggcttgaggtttggtcaccttctccccaaggacggagccgtggtaggtgatgatggcctggatgcgggcctcatagtgcatgtccataacgagcttcttacagctcgtggtggccaccacatccgccctagcctcgtatccagcattgcatctgaagaaatcctgcatacaaaaacgatgtatccatacattattttaaGAATTTGCaatgaatgcgacatattttacattatactaagacttacccacaactcttgcttcacccgctccgccttgttattgaattccctgtcgacccggtctactgcatcgggggcgacgacgtagtggtcgaaggtgaaggctgggcccgtcactccggcgtactccacaagttcagggaagtgttccctgcacagcaggccgaggatgttgttggggggcgacgatgacccccagcataatccaaaaccgtccaagacctgtccaagtgataaataaaaagtattagtttatattatgattttgaacacataatatgaacaagaatgaagaacataaagttacatacctctccccttccgaccGAATCAGCggtcgtctgtcccgaagtatgggacgcggcgggagactcgcggggcctcgcaggtagatgctcctcgaactagagtcgcctgaacctgaggcgtcttgctgctggtcgtcgtcgtcctgaggcgccgcctgctgctgcgctgcctgctctgcctcgtcctgctgcgctgcctgctctgcatcgtccgccgtcctactcctcctccccctcctcctcctcaggaaaccgcccaccatatttgtccaacaacctgcaattaagagtaaacaaataagcacatataaaaagatgtatttaaaaaaggtgcgaaataaaaagtcatatagcattacatcgattaaaaataatcttcatatgtgtcggggttagccggatcataactctcatcatcactatcaagcatttcaatctcaacaccatcggaagacgcaacctcatcattgccttcaaggattactaagtcattatcattttgcacctcatcatcctcctcttctacaaccatttcaatatctgcgTCCATTtcgatagcttcagttaagtctatctcaaatcgcccttctagcccatcttcttggaagaactctccatcatatgtgtccgggtctaagttgtaatcttcatcgttaggaacaggtaacctcccgtgcggcgataccttatacacaacatcccaacccttaagatgttctttcgtttgacacgcatatgggagataatacacttgtgtggcctgttgggccacgatatagacatcgtctcctgctaaggtggaatcttgttgaatttcgactatcccaagattagaatgtgttcgtctcgtcacttgagggtcaaaccaatgacatttgaatatcactggagtaagaggtttggaaccataaaaattgagctcatatatttcttcaattcgtccaaaataatcgacattgtcaaggcccggcgtaaagactctagaacacgttgtttttcgattgggccgacttttgtcgtagtgtgttgtgcgaaaacggtatccattgacgtcatacccagaatatttcttgaccctataagcaaagccgttggctacttgtctcaactcggcactcatagacggatctctttggccctgcaagtattcgcaagttaaaagacgctaaattgagttcaaagacgtatctcttttacaaactaagcacgtaccttacatttgaaccaggaaatgaaatcgggcaacccatttctcgcaccctttctaagaagagcgtcataatCCTGTGGAGTGggatcccttgatcgacgccagaattcatgaagaaattgttccatgtatggcgtcacctcttcaaggttggtcaatgttggaacttgctctctgccgcaaggggatccaacgggggtgtgtagtgacgtaaacagggttctcgcgcaagatggcaatagctctgttaatctagcctctcaagggcactgtgcgggggtatttataggtatctgagtgcccagcgtcttgtgttaaggacgcatgtgccctcagacacctaggttatccccagaatattcccataaagcggggttacagactgtaattacagaggcgcctttacaaattaggcccgtaacacacagcggccacgcggggcctgttacaatgggccggatcacacgtgggcctccatgctggacgaagccacacggtgggatgacctcatcataggtcttcgtccgatgtcgtatggggtgaagggtgtccctgctcgttgtcttgtctccgttggaccaccgaccacggcgaaggcctcgagcgaagggtggcgtcttcgccttcgccccaacatttgccctccgagggaccagttcgactaagtcatctggtgccgaagacgtcgctagatggcggagacgctgccctcgctcgaagtggttccgcgggggtttttgacatgaccgttgattgacaccgtactgttggactgcgggtttcccgaagcgccgcgccctgtgtataaaagggggcggggggcggcgcgttttgaactttatctttccgcgctccgtgaaaaccttagtcgccttttccaccgtcttgctgctcgtctgccctccttgctcttgttcgccggagatctggctcgagtgaagcagaccgcccgctgccgccgacggtacgtagcgatgccgacctcttcttcttctgctgccgctacgccgccggccgacgcgtcgtctgaggaaacactgagtactgtggcggcggaggagttgcacgCCAGCGATAcagtggattttggtgtgtcgcggatgtcgtcggtccgcgtgcaagataggcAGCGGctaggttactttggcggcggagtcgctcgtgtcccggggacggaggaagtccccgagccggagggcgagttggttgtgttcgaggcgttcttcgccgctggtctccgcctgcctgcgcaccgatttgttggagaagtcctgcgcagatttaacgttcagatccatcagctaactccgaatgccgtggtggctctatcgaagtatgtctgggcgacgacttcgtacggcggacagccatcagtcgaagtcttcgcgaagtactattgcctgcactggcagaagaggatgatcggagatgaagttgcccagtttgggtcttgTACATTTACGCTGAAGACt from Zea mays cultivar B73 chromosome 6, Zm-B73-REFERENCE-NAM-5.0, whole genome shotgun sequence harbors:
- the LOC100283074 gene encoding rad1-like protein, producing MSSSTPGRDDDAPDLVCQIDCVHGMVDALSSVRWKRHQDAVMELSEHGIVLSVEESGCLQAKVFLKRELFVEYDYAGDGRQRFGLSLGLFVDCLNIFSSPGHASAVEIRYPGPDMQLLLKSVGSADACLYAEIRTRIPDTVSWDYHFEHAGNSPVSFTVKSAVLKETIDDLEWPGSSIQIRMQPDPPTVILKGEGHGDLQTEFPYYANTDLLIVFQCEHEVSHRYKYKFLRATTSNIPSSAVKENRRTKVSIGRGGMLKVQHLVSLARPGMPYFRSIGGGNEQTSRIAHIEFFVKPEEDDNGA